One region of uncultured Sulfurimonas sp. genomic DNA includes:
- a CDS encoding tetratricopeptide repeat protein: MKKILLVFMILLTINLEANFDDGMYEYNEQNYEDAIVLWDEACNFGDMKSCYNLALMLYSGTNIKQDYTKALELFSKACVSGNDKSCFNVAIMYLKGNGAKRDTAKGIEFYDIACQKGNAKACYNLGNIYKNGQFVVQNFVKSKEYFTKSCNKDNLLACYELGNIYMRDKKEYIEAKKLFEKACDGGLNHGCFNLGILYLQGSGVTQNKIKAKQLFKKACENGISASCKEYEKLK, from the coding sequence ATGAAAAAAATATTATTGGTATTTATGATTTTACTTACCATAAATCTAGAAGCTAATTTTGATGATGGTATGTATGAATACAATGAACAAAACTATGAAGATGCTATAGTTCTTTGGGATGAAGCTTGTAACTTTGGAGATATGAAATCTTGTTACAATCTTGCACTAATGTTATATAGCGGAACAAATATAAAACAAGACTACACGAAAGCTCTAGAACTTTTTTCTAAAGCTTGTGTATCTGGTAATGATAAGAGCTGTTTTAATGTTGCAATTATGTACCTTAAAGGAAACGGTGCAAAAAGAGATACAGCAAAAGGTATAGAGTTCTATGATATAGCCTGTCAAAAAGGTAATGCTAAAGCTTGTTATAATCTAGGAAATATATATAAAAATGGACAATTTGTAGTTCAAAATTTTGTAAAATCAAAAGAATACTTCACAAAGTCATGCAATAAAGACAATCTCTTGGCATGTTATGAACTTGGAAATATTTATATGAGAGATAAAAAAGAATATATTGAAGCTAAAAAATTATTTGAAAAAGCATGTGATGGTGGACTAAATCATGGATGCTTTAATCTTGGCATCTTGTATCTACAAGGAAGCGGAGTAACGCAAAATAAAATAAAGGCAAAACAACTCTTTAAAAAAGCTTGTGAGAATGGAATATCCGCATCTTGCAAAGAGTATGAAAAACTTAAATAG
- a CDS encoding leucyl aminopeptidase, with the protein MNIQLLNKNISDIKADILVEFLTPDSLKEHSEVKILNQAGFKAEQDSICFLHEKGLLFCGTDSKKSDDIRSACASMIKALKSSNYESATFSVIKNNSLSAMVEGVILGAYEFNEYKSKPTEIALKEIYLATNELDFEELKTTFDEALIISNATCYTRDIVNKAPQELNPETFAIVAKKLADSNSLECDILAEDDLKKEKMNAMLAVGRASIHQSQLIHLTYKPANPKKVISLIGKGLTYDSGGLSLKPSTSMVTMKMDKAGACAVLGMIKAASELKLDVEIHAFIGAVENMVGGNAYKPDDVLVSRSGTTIEVRNTDAEGRLVLADVLTYAQENVKADGIFDFATLTGACMVALGQYTTGMMGHSHKLKHDFSKAASASGELAGSLPFNRHLKKLLKSEIADISNVSSKPYGGAITAGLFLDKFIKDENKNKWMHFDIAGSAYTETPWDCNVYGGTGAGVRFMSEYLKNI; encoded by the coding sequence ATGAACATTCAACTATTAAACAAAAATATCAGTGATATTAAGGCAGATATCCTAGTAGAGTTTTTAACTCCAGATTCTTTAAAAGAACACTCAGAAGTTAAAATTTTAAACCAAGCAGGCTTCAAAGCGGAACAAGATTCTATATGTTTTTTGCATGAAAAAGGCTTGCTTTTTTGTGGAACTGATAGCAAAAAAAGTGATGATATAAGAAGTGCTTGTGCTAGTATGATAAAAGCCCTAAAGAGTTCAAACTATGAAAGTGCCACGTTTAGTGTTATTAAAAACAACTCCTTATCTGCTATGGTTGAGGGTGTGATTTTAGGTGCTTATGAATTTAATGAGTATAAGTCAAAACCAACAGAGATAGCTTTAAAAGAGATTTATCTTGCAACTAATGAACTTGACTTTGAAGAATTAAAAACAACTTTTGATGAAGCACTTATAATATCAAATGCAACTTGTTATACTCGTGATATAGTAAATAAAGCTCCACAAGAATTAAATCCTGAAACATTTGCAATAGTGGCAAAAAAACTAGCAGACTCAAACTCTCTAGAGTGCGATATACTTGCTGAAGACGATCTTAAAAAAGAAAAAATGAACGCTATGCTTGCAGTTGGTCGTGCATCTATTCATCAAAGTCAGCTTATACACCTAACATACAAACCTGCAAATCCAAAAAAAGTTATCTCACTAATTGGAAAAGGTCTTACATACGATAGTGGTGGATTAAGCCTTAAACCTTCTACTTCAATGGTAACTATGAAAATGGACAAAGCTGGAGCTTGTGCAGTTCTTGGAATGATAAAGGCTGCTAGTGAGCTAAAACTAGATGTTGAGATTCACGCTTTTATAGGAGCGGTTGAAAATATGGTTGGAGGAAATGCTTACAAACCTGATGATGTTTTAGTCTCAAGAAGTGGAACTACCATAGAAGTTAGAAACACAGATGCTGAGGGTCGTTTAGTTTTAGCAGATGTTTTAACTTATGCTCAAGAAAATGTAAAAGCTGATGGAATCTTTGATTTTGCAACTCTTACAGGTGCTTGTATGGTTGCTCTTGGTCAATACACAACAGGTATGATGGGACACTCTCACAAACTAAAACATGATTTTTCAAAAGCGGCATCTGCATCTGGAGAGTTAGCTGGTTCACTTCCTTTTAATAGACATCTTAAAAAACTTCTAAAAAGTGAGATAGCAGATATTTCTAATGTCTCTTCAAAACCTTATGGTGGAGCAATAACAGCTGGACTATTTTTGGATAAATTTATAAAAGATGAAAATAAAAATAAATGGATGCACTTTGATATAGCTGGTTCAGCATACACAGAAACTCCATGGGATTGTAACGTTTATGGTGGAACTGGAGCCGGTGTACGTTTTATGAGTGAATATTTAAAAAATATTTAA
- a CDS encoding serine hydrolase domain-containing protein — protein MKLKYILFISIYYFFITSALYGSTLSSKEKELKKGIENIVTSKMKEHNILGLSVCIDSPKFRRTVIINRGYKSKLKVDKITDETTFRIGSITKSFTALSVLKMHEDGLLNLNDKISKYLKFDSKKLNSLTILELMNMASGLKCYINDIEDDDDKAIINNFIYNDSKSHLDPKVLIKEALRLGYTKEKKFSYANTNYIILGMLIEKISKKTYAEYIKEIIIDRLHLKHTYVPINNELLSSTSRGYQDVNDYGIADDWSDMDQSYVWSAGNIISNTQDINIWMRAIINNSIINKEDYIKYSLHGKKITKAVYYTSGLVYDKNSIRLGHNGAVIGYHGDMWYDFKTDSVVTSLSNGISSKGDLTKEITDEIFKLLKGS, from the coding sequence TTGAAACTAAAATATATTTTATTCATATCTATATACTATTTTTTTATAACTTCTGCATTATATGGCTCAACACTTTCTTCAAAAGAAAAAGAGTTAAAAAAAGGGATTGAAAATATTGTTACTTCAAAGATGAAAGAGCATAATATTTTAGGATTAAGTGTATGTATTGACTCTCCAAAATTTCGAAGAACAGTTATTATCAACAGAGGATATAAATCTAAACTCAAAGTAGATAAAATTACTGATGAAACAACATTCAGAATTGGCAGTATCACAAAGAGTTTTACAGCTTTATCTGTGCTAAAAATGCATGAAGATGGATTACTAAACCTAAATGATAAAATTTCTAAATATTTAAAATTTGATTCAAAAAAATTAAACTCTTTAACAATACTAGAGCTTATGAATATGGCAAGTGGACTAAAGTGCTACATTAATGACATAGAAGATGACGATGACAAAGCCATTATAAATAATTTTATATACAATGATTCAAAATCTCATTTAGACCCAAAAGTACTCATTAAAGAGGCTTTGAGACTTGGTTACACTAAAGAGAAAAAATTCTCTTATGCAAATACAAACTACATCATACTTGGAATGCTAATTGAGAAAATTTCTAAAAAAACTTACGCAGAGTATATAAAAGAAATAATAATTGATAGACTTCACCTCAAACATACATATGTACCTATAAACAATGAACTTCTTAGTTCCACATCAAGAGGTTATCAAGATGTAAATGATTATGGCATAGCAGATGACTGGAGTGATATGGATCAGTCTTATGTCTGGTCAGCCGGAAACATCATATCAAATACTCAAGACATAAACATTTGGATGAGAGCCATTATTAACAACAGTATAATCAACAAAGAAGATTATATAAAATATTCACTGCATGGAAAAAAGATAACAAAAGCTGTATATTACACTTCAGGGTTAGTTTACGATAAAAACTCAATTAGACTAGGTCACAATGGAGCAGTAATAGGCTATCATGGAGATATGTGGTATGACTTCAAAACAGATTCAGTCGTTACATCTTTATCAAACGGCATAAGCAGCAAAGGTGACTTGACTAAAGAAATAACAGATGAAATTTTCAAATTATTAAAAGGTAGTTAA
- the trpB gene encoding tryptophan synthase subunit beta: protein MYIPVASKFDPDENGHFGIFGGRYVPETLMPALLKLKKEYDEIRFCKDFWAEVDYYLKDYVGRPSPLYYAKNISDELGAKIYLKREDLNHTGAHKVNNVIAQGLMAKRLGYTKVIAETGAGQHGVATATICALLGLECEVFMGAKDAARQELNVFRMKLLGAKVNAVESGSKTLKDAMNEAIRHWVTNARDTFYIIGTVAGPHPYPMMVRDFQAIIGWEARAQILEKEGRLPDHVIACIGGGSNAIGTFQHFLEDEEVECIGIEAGGLGIETDKHGCSLKKGRPGVLHGQMSYTLQDEDGQIVEAHSISAGLDYPGIGPEHSFHSDNKSVTYDNATDEEAIEAFVWLSRKEGIIPAFETSHAVAHLKKMKNIKDKLIIVNLSGRGDKDMIQAKDLLHFD, encoded by the coding sequence ATGTATATTCCCGTAGCTTCAAAATTTGATCCAGATGAAAATGGTCACTTTGGTATTTTTGGTGGACGTTATGTTCCTGAAACGCTTATGCCTGCTTTGCTTAAGCTAAAAAAAGAGTATGATGAGATTCGTTTTTGCAAGGACTTTTGGGCAGAAGTTGATTACTATCTAAAAGATTATGTTGGTCGCCCTTCTCCACTTTACTATGCTAAAAATATTTCTGATGAACTTGGTGCAAAAATATACTTAAAAAGAGAAGATTTAAATCACACAGGTGCTCACAAAGTAAACAATGTTATAGCTCAAGGACTTATGGCAAAAAGACTTGGTTATACAAAAGTCATAGCCGAAACAGGTGCTGGACAACATGGGGTTGCAACTGCTACTATCTGTGCCTTACTTGGCTTGGAGTGTGAAGTGTTTATGGGTGCTAAAGATGCAGCCCGTCAAGAGTTAAATGTTTTTCGTATGAAACTTTTAGGTGCAAAAGTAAATGCTGTTGAGAGTGGTTCCAAAACTCTCAAAGATGCAATGAATGAAGCCATCCGTCACTGGGTAACAAATGCAAGAGATACTTTTTACATTATAGGAACTGTTGCAGGTCCGCATCCATATCCTATGATGGTTAGAGATTTTCAAGCTATTATAGGTTGGGAAGCCAGAGCACAAATTTTAGAAAAAGAGGGAAGACTTCCAGATCATGTTATAGCTTGTATTGGTGGTGGTTCTAACGCCATAGGTACTTTTCAGCACTTCTTAGAAGATGAAGAAGTTGAGTGTATTGGCATCGAAGCTGGTGGTCTTGGCATTGAGACTGATAAACATGGCTGTTCACTTAAAAAAGGTCGTCCAGGTGTTCTGCACGGTCAAATGAGCTATACACTTCAAGATGAAGATGGTCAAATAGTTGAAGCTCACTCTATCTCAGCTGGACTTGATTATCCTGGTATTGGTCCCGAACACTCTTTTCACAGTGACAATAAATCAGTAACATATGATAATGCTACTGATGAAGAAGCGATAGAAGCATTTGTATGGTTAAGTCGTAAAGAGGGAATAATTCCTGCATTTGAGACATCCCATGCAGTTGCACATCTTAAAAAAATGAAAAATATAAAAGACAAGCTTATCATTGTAAACCTCTCAGGTCGTGGAGATAAAGATATGATTCAAGCTAAAGATTTACTTCACTTCGATTAA
- a CDS encoding adenine phosphoribosyltransferase, whose protein sequence is MILSDTERKIIEDSIRDIKDFPKPGIVFKDITTLLNNKKAYSVLMNHLYQRYKEYNLDYIAGIDARGFIFGAALAQMLGLGFVPIRKKGKLPYTTISEKYSLEYGVDEVEVHIDAFSEIPNAKVLIIDDLIATGGTANAAATLVNQTGAECVEACFIIGLSFLDGIKELEKKTKVYSLIEVD, encoded by the coding sequence ATGATACTAAGCGATACAGAAAGAAAAATAATCGAAGATTCAATTAGAGATATAAAAGACTTTCCAAAACCAGGAATAGTTTTTAAAGATATAACAACTCTTTTAAATAATAAAAAAGCTTATAGCGTTTTGATGAACCACCTCTACCAAAGATACAAAGAGTATAACTTAGATTATATAGCTGGTATAGATGCTAGAGGATTTATATTTGGTGCGGCTTTAGCCCAGATGCTAGGTCTTGGTTTTGTTCCTATTCGTAAAAAAGGAAAACTTCCCTACACTACTATTAGTGAAAAATATTCACTAGAATATGGAGTAGATGAAGTAGAAGTTCATATAGATGCATTTAGTGAAATTCCAAATGCTAAAGTTCTTATTATAGATGATTTAATAGCTACAGGCGGAACTGCAAATGCTGCTGCTACACTTGTAAACCAGACAGGTGCTGAGTGTGTTGAAGCTTGTTTTATTATTGGTCTTAGCTTTTTAGATGGTATAAAAGAACTAGAAAAGAAAACTAAAGTTTACTCACTAATAGAGGTTGATTGA
- the rpiB gene encoding ribose 5-phosphate isomerase B: MKFYIATDHAGIDLKNYTVELLKERGHDVIDLGPFSKDRVDYPDYAVKVAQAVLADANSQGVLICGSGIGMSMTANRFRGIRAALCHDAYTAMVARGHNDANVLCFGERIVGKGVAESIIDSWLASSFDGGRHCGRVEKIEAIK, encoded by the coding sequence ATGAAATTTTATATAGCAACTGATCATGCAGGAATTGATTTAAAAAACTATACAGTTGAACTACTAAAAGAGAGAGGTCACGATGTTATAGATCTTGGTCCTTTTTCAAAGGATAGAGTTGACTATCCTGATTATGCCGTAAAAGTAGCACAAGCAGTTTTAGCAGATGCCAACTCTCAAGGCGTTCTTATATGCGGTTCTGGAATCGGTATGAGCATGACAGCAAACCGTTTTAGAGGCATCAGAGCTGCACTTTGTCACGATGCTTACACAGCAATGGTAGCACGAGGACATAATGATGCAAATGTTCTTTGCTTTGGCGAGAGAATAGTTGGAAAAGGTGTAGCTGAATCCATAATAGACTCTTGGCTTGCATCTAGTTTTGATGGTGGAAGACACTGTGGACGTGTTGAGAAGATAGAGGCGATAAAATAA
- a CDS encoding site-2 protease family protein codes for MESIDILKIAAAVLALVVAIIGHEIMHGWVAYMYGDNTAKNAGRLSINPLIHVDLVGTIIVPATMYFLPILLGGDSGFLFGWAKPVPINTATVIRSGGYNAAMQVDLAGIVYNFTMATLASIAVIAMVQPTTADSLVYVFLYLFVFQSLIINVVLGVFNLLPIPQFDGAHFLMHLALKYKINAVAEFFYKNEKYGIIIVLIVLMTPLKTYLLLMPVQTILNLLT; via the coding sequence ATGGAATCTATTGATATACTAAAAATCGCAGCAGCTGTTCTTGCACTTGTAGTAGCAATTATTGGACATGAAATTATGCATGGTTGGGTTGCTTATATGTATGGCGACAACACAGCTAAAAATGCTGGAAGATTATCTATAAATCCTCTCATTCATGTTGATTTAGTTGGTACTATTATAGTCCCAGCTACAATGTACTTTTTACCTATACTTTTGGGAGGAGATAGTGGTTTTTTATTTGGTTGGGCTAAACCTGTTCCTATAAATACCGCTACAGTCATCAGAAGTGGAGGCTACAATGCAGCTATGCAAGTTGATTTAGCTGGAATAGTTTATAACTTTACAATGGCAACTTTAGCATCTATAGCCGTTATAGCTATGGTACAACCAACAACTGCTGACTCTTTAGTATATGTTTTTTTGTATCTTTTTGTATTTCAATCACTTATCATAAATGTAGTTTTAGGAGTTTTTAATCTGCTCCCTATTCCGCAGTTTGATGGAGCTCATTTTTTGATGCATCTAGCTTTAAAATACAAAATAAACGCTGTGGCAGAATTTTTTTACAAAAATGAAAAATATGGAATCATCATAGTTTTAATTGTATTAATGACACCACTAAAAACATACTTGCTACTTATGCCGGTACAAACAATACTAAATTTACTAACTTAA